Proteins from a single region of Ziziphus jujuba cultivar Dongzao chromosome 1, ASM3175591v1:
- the LOC107430682 gene encoding LOW QUALITY PROTEIN: G-type lectin S-receptor-like serine/threonine-protein kinase At4g27290 (The sequence of the model RefSeq protein was modified relative to this genomic sequence to represent the inferred CDS: substituted 1 base at 1 genomic stop codon): MGILSFTFLSTILIALFSELSVAVDTISGSQSISENSSLVSKHGRFELGFFSPGSSTNRYVGIWYKDIPFKTVVWVANRQNPINDSSGTLMINRTGHLVLLRQKSSVVWSASPTQSVQAPILQLLDTGNLVLRDEKDENSENYLWQSFDYPTDTLLPGMKLGWDLKTGLERRIVSWKSPDDPSPGDFSWRIELHNYPEGQTWKGSKKYYRDGPWNGLRYTGNPELKPNLLFTFEFVNHKDEVYYIFHLKNESVKTRIVVNQTNGYIRERCAWNSETQSWDVFSSMPRDNCDGYGLCGAYGNCVIWEAPVCQCFKGFKPKGNFMDWSQGCVRNKPLTCHDKHSSAFVKISGLKLPDTTYTWVNGSMNLKECKAKCMSNCSCTAYTISDISGKGSSCAMWFGDLIDIRELQVGGQNLHVRMHASELGANGEHKLKMVVEVLAVIFVVGGTFLLVHCIRKIRARKGLEDNAWNGVRIKNKRNEGQTENLEVLFFGLDKIVKATANFSSSNKLGEGGFGPVYKGTLEDGQEIAVKRLSRSSEQGQNXFKNEVILIAKRQHRNLVKLLGFCFQGEEKMLIYEYMPNKSLDYFIFDQTKSKLLDWSKRYHIICGIARGILYLHQDSRLRIIHRDLKASNVLLDNEMNPKISDFGMARTFGGDQSEGNTRRVVGTYGYMAPEYAIDGLFSVKSDVFSFGILLLEIISGNKNRGFYHLNHSLNLIGQAWRLWLEGRPLELINPCFKDSSNLFEVLRCIHIGLLCVQEHPEDRPSMSYVVVMLGSESALPQPKRPAFSLGVAPVAAYSSPKKVEFPSTSEITVTLLAPR, from the exons ATGGGGAttctttcttttacatttttgagTACCATTCTGATAGCTTTATTCTCCGAGTTGTCAGTGGCAGTTGACACCATTTCTGGATCCCAGTCCATCAGTGAGAACAGCAGCTTAGTCTCCAAACATGGAAGATTTGAACTGGGTTTCTTCAGTCCAGGGAGTTCCACAAACAGATACGTGGGAATATGGTACAAGGATATCCCATTTAAAACTGTTGTTTGGGTGGCAAACCGGCAGAATCCAATCAATGACTCTTCCGGAACTTTGATGATTAACAGAACAGGACATCTTGTCCTTCTTCGACAGAAGAGTAGTGTTGTTTGGTCAGCAAGTCCAACTCAATCTGTCCAGGCTCCAATATTGCAGCTTTTGGATACAGGAAATCTAGTACTAAGAGATGAGAAAGATGAGAATTCAGAGAACTATCTGTGGCAGAGTTTTGATTATCCTACTGATACTTTATTACCAGGTATGAAACTCGGATGGGACTTGAAAACTGGTCTTGAACGCCGTATAGTATCATGGAAGAGTCCTGATGACCCTTCTCCGGGAGACTTTTCTTGGAGGATTGAACTTCATAACTATCCCGAGGGTCAAACGTGGAAAGGCTCCAAAAAGTACTATCGTGATGGCCCCTGGAATGGCCTTCGATACACTGGTAATCCAGAGTTAAAACCCAACTTGTTATTCACTTTCGAATTTGTTAACCATAAAGATGAAGTTTACTACATCTTTCACCTCAAAAATGAATCTGTAAAAACAAGGATTGTTGTGAACCAGACCAATGGTTATATTCGGGAACGCTGTGCTTGGAATTCAGAAACTCAAAGTTGGGATGTGTTCTCATCAATGCCAAGAGACAATTGTGACGGGTATGGTTTGTGTGGGGCCTACGGAAACTGTGTCATTTGGGAGGCCCCTGTTTGCCAATGTTTCAAGGGTTTCAAGCCAAAAGGAAACTTCATGGACTGGTCTCAAGGATGCGTACGGAATAAACCATTAACCTGCCACGACAAACATTCATCTGCGTTTGTCAAAATTAGTGGCTTGAAATTGCCTGATACTACATATACTTGGGTAAATGGCAGTATGAATCTTAAGGAATGCAAAGCCAAATGCATGAGCAATTGTTCTTGTACGGCTTATACAATTTCTGATATCAGTGGAAAAGGAAGTAGCTGTGCTATGTGGTTTGGGGACTTGATTGATATTAGAGAGCTTCAAGTTGGTGGGCAAAATCTACATGTTCGAATGCATGCTTCAGAGCTAG GTGCGAATGGTGAACATAAGTTGAAGATGGTAGTGGAGGTCTTGGCTGTCATTTTTGTGGTCGGTGGGACATTTTTGCTTGTTCATTGCATACGAAAAATCAGGGCAAGGAAAGGCTTAGAAG ACAATGCATGGAACGgtgtaagaataaaaaataagagaaatGAAGGCCAAACAGAAAACCTGGAGGTGCTTTTCTTTGGCCTAGATAAGATTGTTAAGGCCACAGCAAACTTTTCAAGTAGCAACAAGCTTGGGGAAGGAGGTTTTGGACCTGTTTACAAG GGTACACTAGAAGACGGCCAGGAAATTGCTGTGAAGAGGCTTTCTAGGAGTTCAGAACAGGGGCAGAATTAATTCAAAAATGAAGTCATTCTAATTGCAAAACGTCAACACAGAAATCTAGTAAAGCTTCTTGGTTTTTGCTTTcaaggggaagaaaaaatgcTAATTTATGAATATATGCCCAACAAAAGCCTGGACTActtcatttttg ATCAAACAAAAAGTAAACTGTTAGATTGGTCCAAGCGCTACCACATAATCTGCGGAATTGCAAGGGGGATACTATATCTTCATCAAGATTCAAGATTAAGGATCATACACAGAGATCTCAAAGCCAGCAATGTTTTACTGGATAATGAaatgaatccaaaaatttcagATTTTGGTATGGCAAGAACTTTTGGTGGAGATCAAAGTGAAGGGAATACAAGAAGAGTGGTTGGAACATA CGGTTACATGGCACCTGAGTATGCCATAGATGGTCTTTTCTCGGTGAAGTCAGACGTATTTAGCTTTGGGATTTTGTTGCTGGAGATAATAAGTGGAAATAAAAATAGAGGTTTCTATCATCTAAACCACAGTTTAAACCTTATTGGACAA GCATGGAGATTGTGGTTAGAAGGCAGACCTTTGGAACTTATCAATCCATGCTTCAAGGACTCAAGCAACCTTTTTGAGGTGCTGCGTTGCATTCATATTGGTCTTTTATGTGTGCAAGAGCACCCTGAAGACAGGCCAAGCATGTCTTATGTGGTTGTGATGTTGGGTAGTGAAAGTGCTTTGCCTCAGCCCAAACGACCTGCTTTCTCATTAGGTGTAGCCCCTGTTGCAGCATATTCTTCACCGAAGAAGGTTGAATTCCCTTCAACCAGTGAAATTACAGTAACTCTTTTAGCACCTCGATAG